In Lolium rigidum isolate FL_2022 chromosome 7, APGP_CSIRO_Lrig_0.1, whole genome shotgun sequence, the DNA window CGCGCCGTCCGAGGGCTGCCcgtggcgacggtggcggcggcggcgctgccgagGACGTGAAGATGGAGGACTTCGTGGAGTCGATGCTcaacttcggcggcggcgggggagatgaGAGCGAGGACGGGGAGCAGCTGCCACCGTCGGGGGAGGCGACGGGGTACAAGTCCAAGAACCTGGACGccgagaggcggaggaggagccggcTCAACGGCAACATCCTCGCGCTCAGGGCCGTCGTGCCCAACATCACCAAGGTGCGGCCTATTCATGCTAGCTTGCTTCCTCTTTCCCAGCAGCGATTTTAATTAGTCGGACTGATCACGCCACCGAAATTAGTCGCTGAATAATTTGTTTGTGTTTCTCAAGCCATGTCTGTCTCGTTTATGTGTTCGCACGCAAAGAACAAAATAATAATCAGAACTGCTTCCTCATGGGAGAAAATTCAGTTGCCGTTCTCTCACATGATGTACCCATTGGTTTACCTGTCCGGTACGTGTTTTCAGATGAGCAAGGAGTCCACCTTGTCGGACGCAATCGATCACATCAAGAAGCTCCAGAACGAGGTCCTTGAGCTGCAGACCCAGCTAGCAGACTCCCCAGGCGAGGCCCCGGAGAAGCAAGGCAGCGCGTCGTGTTCAGAATCGTTCGCCCCCACGGACAGCATCCATTACCAGGTACTACCTGCTGTTATGGCATGAACTGAACACTAACATAGTGGTTAAAATAACTGAAAGACAATGTCAGGGCAGCATCGGGCTTAACTTGACCTTTTAagatcaaccattgcacatgtaTGGAACCTAAAATTCAGATCAACCAATGCCACAAAACATAATTGTTCAACTTCACCACACTGACCAAGTACTTTTCACCAACGAATGGCCACTTAATTGCATTTCCTTGAAGTTGCCTAACTTATATTTATTCCAACATGCTTCTAAACACAATTAAACCAAGGCAAGAAATTCACATTTTTATTTGGTCTAGTAAAGTAGTCATATAATTTGTTTCCCCTAAAAAACCCATGTAATTTCAAACTTCCAAGTTTGTAAAAGAAACACAAATTTAGAAGCCACGAAAGAAAAACATCAGATATCGAATTATCAAATTCGTCCCTTATTTTCCTGCCAAACTTTAGTTGTGATATCCTGCTAATTTTCTCACACTACATGTTCACAGGGTCAGGTTGAGCTGATACCTCTGGGTTCATGCAAGTACAACCTCAAGATATTTTGGACCAAAAGGGCAGGCCTCTTCACCAAGGTGCTGGAGGCACTCTACAGCAACAATGTGCAAGTGCTTAGCTTGAACACCATCACCTTCTATGGTTATGCAGAGAGTTTCTTCTCCATTGAGGTAAAATTACCCTCACAACTTTGGCTACAGCAGAAGATGAGAGATCCTACTGAACTTCTGAACCTGTTCTTGTTATTAGTTTTCTGATAAGCCGAACGGCTTCTTCTCTATGTCCCCATGCGCAGGTGAAGGGTGAGCAGGATGCTGTGATGGTGGAGCTAAGGAACATCCTCTCCAGTATTGTGGAGGTTCCAAGCATTTGACTCTTTGAGGCACTTGCGGATAATAACTCACAGAACTCATGTTAGAGAACACGTACTATATGATTCTGTGGAAGCACCTTCTCTTGttagaaaaaaaaagaagggaACTCtagtgtggcatagactttgtgtAGGGCGCATACAGAGATACATGTTGAGCTGACAAAAAACTGACTCTGGAAAGTCTGAACTCTTGTTAATTAACGAGGCGAGGCAAAGTTCTTTGCCTCCAATTTCGGGAAATGTCTGAATTTTGTGTTGAAGTTGAACCCAGAGGTGCACTGAACCTGTGAGTGGAGAATTCACATCAGAATTCgccattttctttatttttctgcaCTAATAGTGTGGGTGGAATTATAATTCATACATGCAGCAACCGAACCTGATCTTGACAGATTGAATTTCATGAAACCTGTAAGTTACACGATGACAGTGAAAAATGCCCAGATATTTTCAGAAAGTTTTTTTTGTGGAGAAAAGGGATCTCTCTCCGATTTCATTAACGAAAAGGTCTATTGAGTAATTGAACGAATATTAGAGTAAGTTCACTATCTCCAACGAGCTATAATCATGGCAAGAGGttctaaaaaaaaatcatggCAAGAGCCTAGATTGCAAGATATTTTCAGAAAGATAGGGTCCCCCCCCCCTTGCGTTACATTGCACTAATCAATGAAACGAAAGCGAAGCATCCATGTGTCAGTGAAGCGAAAACACGAAGCACAATTTTTTCCTGAATTGCAACCATGAAATTGCAATGTGTGCAACGATCGGATGCACATCATGTCTAAACCCAGTATCTTATTAGTAGAACGATTAACCTGTTCCGTGCATCCAACCTAGGAAGCGCAGATATTTCACTTTGTCGCTGTACTGTATCGGATACTGCACGGATACTAGATACTGCGTGGATACTGCCCGATACGTATCTACCGATTTTtgaattaaagaaaaggaaaaaagaatacCGATAGAACTCAGTTTGCGAAAATCAGATTGAAGAAAAACAACAGAGGTACCTTGCGGAAGCTCGGAGAGAAGGGGAGGCTCCCGACTCGACAACCTAAACAGAATCCCACGCCTCCCTGACGGCCGCCATCcgccggcgaccggcggcggcgctgctccatGGCGAAGAGTAAGTTGTCGATGTTCCAGTTACTGCTCCGAAAGAGATGAAGAGTGGTATAATTTGATGGTACGAAAAAGTCACAAAACCTATCTAGGGTTTCGTCCTCTTCGCCGCGATACCGTCGATCTGCTCCGCCTCCGGTAGCCTTGGGGTTTTGGAGGTGTGGTAGACCACGGTTCCTCGCCGGAGGGAAGTTTTcgttcttaatttagtttgcttttcagtTTCTTTTCTGGGATGCTGAGGCGGCAGCTACATTCTGACGTCAGAATAAGATTCTCTCCGCCTTATCCTCCCTCCGATGGTGCATGTAGCGCTGACGGAGgccgcgtggagttgtgtgcccgtcggaCCTCCTGGGATCTGAtcggttttcgtgtttgttggtgtggtttcatgtcagtctctttcgatgtacggttgtcatcattgacgatggttgctgctctggtgcgctggtctttTGGGaaattagcacgacgacttcccatcTGCCTACTAgaccaagctctactacgacaagttttGACTGGTTCcgatgatggaggggcgaggacagtggcgcgccttcggctcgtgctagtgtctatAGTCATTGCTAGGTGGTTCaagtataatttgtatttttctttgttttttataAGCTATTTGTACTaccgttgatgattattaatagattggtggatttcttaaaaaaaaaaaagagcataaGAGTGGCTGTAAGATTCGCGCCAAGGGCAGGTATAGCCGAGCACGACACCTCCTCCACGTGGCCAAGTACGCGACGTGGGCCCCACCTCCATAAGGACTCGGCCACTCGTCTGTCTCTGGCTCTCATCTCTAATTTCTCCCCCTTCCCTCCTGTCTCTCTCAGATCTCTTCCCCCCACATCGTCTCCAACCTACCTCCTCTCCTTCGCCCATCGCGCCAGGTGAGCTCGAAATCCGCCATCTTCCCCCTTCTCCTGCTTTGCTCGCCGGAGTCGCTCGCGCCAGCAGGTTCCGCCGCTCGCCGGCGCTTCGTGCGCGCGCTCTTTCGCCGGATTTTCGTGGATGCGGGCTGTTTCGTCGCTTCGATCCGATCTTTTGTCCCGAGGGGATTCCGATCTGATCCGTGACCCGGACGGCTTTGATTGTGCAGGCGTGGGCGCCCAGGGTGGTGGAGTTTGACCTGCCGCCGCGATGGATCGCGCCGAGCTCACCACCGACCAGGTCAGTGCACGCTTGGGATTTTGCCCGCCCGGCGGATTTAGTTTCTGATGTGCCTAGCGTGCATTGTAATTTGCATCGCCATACCCATAATGCGTGTCGCCAGCTCCGTATTGGTAAGGTTGTTTTTTTCATGAATTATATGCAAGCATTACTGATCCTTCATCCTTGAGTTGGATCAGGCCACACGAGGCTCGTACCTGATTGTATAAGGGTGTGACACGAATGTGTAATGATAAGAAGCTAGCTTTGGTGTACTCAGATTTTAGGACGCGCTGGGTGTACGAGTTAGCTTGATGGCACGCATTATCTTGATC includes these proteins:
- the LOC124673853 gene encoding transcription factor UDT1-like — translated: MPRRPRAARGDGGGGGAAEDVKMEDFVESMLNFGGGGGDESEDGEQLPPSGEATGYKSKNLDAERRRRSRLNGNILALRAVVPNITKMSKESTLSDAIDHIKKLQNEVLELQTQLADSPGEAPEKQGSASCSESFAPTDSIHYQGQVELIPLGSCKYNLKIFWTKRAGLFTKVLEALYSNNVQVLSLNTITFYGYAESFFSIEVKGEQDAVMVELRNILSSIVEVPSI